Part of the Tenacibaculum sp. SZ-18 genome, CTCATTGATTTTATAATTCAGAGCTATATTCATATCCGAAAAACCAATATCAAGATTTGTAGAGCCTACAACATTTTCAATTCGACTACCTTGAAATATTAATGTTGAAATGGTTTCTAACTTAGGAGAATTAAATCCTGGGTAACTCCTTCTGTATGCAGCTAAAAGTGAAAGTTTATCTTTTATTAGTTTTGTGTTCACCGCAATACCTGTAAATAAAGTATTCCCTATAATTTCATAACTATTTTTATTAGGAATTTTATTTTTAGTTTTCATATTAATTAAACCTCCAACGCGACCATCAAATTTCACAGGTAGCATATTTCTCTGGATTTCGATATTATCTATTACAGCCGCATTATAAGGTGAGATTGCGCCTAAAAAATGACCTGAATGGTAAATAGGAATGTCATCTATTTGAACTAAATTTTGATCATAAGTATTACCTCTAAAATTCAAATTTCCCGATTTTCCACTTGGTGAATGTATGCCAGGAATATTACTGATAACATTAAATATATCACCGTCTGTTTCTCCCGCCAATAAACCTAATCTTTTAGTTTGAATTTGTATACTATGATCACCAATTTTTGAGTCTATACCTTTAGTTAAATAATTCGTTAAAACAATTTCATCTAAACGAAATCGTTTAGTGTAGAACTTCAAAGGAGTATTTCTTTCTAAATCTCTTGCTTGTATATGAATAGTTTCATGAAAGTAGGATTCTAAATGTATTGAATCTAAAGGAAATATATTTTTAAGTGTAAAAACTTCATTGGAAAGTTCTAAATTTTGTTTCGGCTTGTTCTGAATTTGATATACTAAAGAAGTAATAGATTCATTCGTTTCATCTTCAATGATTGAAAAACTGAAATCTTTTCGAAGAGGAATAACTAGGTAATTCGTGTCTTTTTTCTCAAATTTAACCGGAATCTTCCCCTCAATTATGGTAATACATTCTGAAATACTTGCACAGTTAAAATCATCCTCTAAAAGAATAGTATTAAAGAAGGTATGATTATAAGAAAGGTTTATATTGAATTTTTTTTCAATTTGATACAGTTTATTTGAAAGTGTAATACGATTACTATTCTGTGCTAAAAGAGCGTTAGATATGGCTAAACAACAAATAAAAAAAAGTAATTGATAAGAGAAAAATCTCAAATTCATTTATTCAAATATTACGGTATTATCATTACCAATTTCATACTTTATTTCCATAGTAACAAATAAAGTTTCTAATGCCGTATCTAAGTTTTTATGAGTTAAAGTTCCTGAGAATTCTAAATGTTCGTACTTTTTAGGTAATTGGATATTTATGTTATAGTATTTTTTCAAATTTTTAATGACATCAGGTAAGCTAGTCTTATTGTATTTACTATAACCATTCGTCCAGTTTGGAGCTGTATTTACATGAGTTGTTTCTTTTAGTTGATTTTTCTGAACGAGTGCAGATTTACCTTTGGTTAAAATTAACTCGTCACTTTCATAAGTTACTTTTACTTTACCCTCATAACAGATTACTTCAAAAGCAGTATCAGAAGTATTTACATTGAATTGTGTACCTAAAACATTAATATTTCCTCTATCTGTAATTACCTTGAACAAAGATCCTTTAGAAACATCAAAAAATGCTTGTCCATCTAAATGTACAGTTCGATTATCATTCCAGTTTTTTTCCTTGTAAGATATTTCAGATAGTGCGTCCAGTTTTATTTTAGAACCACTAGGTAACTCAACAGTTTTGTTTTCTGCAATTTGTGTCTTTATTGTAATGGTTTGAATAAAAAAGAGATCCCATGAAAAATACCCAGCGCTTAATAAAATTAGCAGGCTTGCAGCGATTTGTAACCAACGATTAGTAATGTTAGCTTTCTTTGGAGGAGTAGGAGCAATGACGAGTTTTTTTCGTTCCTTAAGTTTGGCTAAACCGTTTTCAGTATCAAATTTTTTAACTTTCCAATTATCAATTTCATCCAAAACAATCTTAAGCTCATCTAGTTCTCTAGAGCTTTCCAGTTCCTTTCTTTGCTCTTCACTTAAACTATTATCTAGCCATTTAGCAATTAAATTATCTTTAAGTAATTTTTTATTCACGCTTAAACATTTTGCTATTCAATTTTAGAACGTTTTATAAGTTCAATTACCCAACTTTATATCGAACGTTTTTGTAATTCAGTTATTTCTTTAAGTTTTATTAATGCTTTGGAAATACGCTTTTCAACAGCGGTTTGACTAATTTCAAGTCGTTCAGCTATTTCTTTATAAGTTAGTTTTTCAATTCTATTTAATAAAAAAGCTTCTCTTTGTTTTTCTGGTAACTCAGAAATTGCAGTTTCTAATTTTTGTTGAAATTCCTTTGTCCTCAAATGAAAATAAGGATCCTCAAGATCATGTGTAGTAATACTGTTTTTTTCGAATTTCAATGCTACTTTTTTAGATCGAATCACATCAATAAACAAGTTTTTAGAAACAGTATATAAAAAAGCTGCTGCTTTTTCATAAATAACACTGCTACATTTTTGCCAAAGTTTAATAAAAGCTTCTTGAACAATGTCTTCAGCCTGATTTAAATCTCCAAACTTAAAATATAGATGGTTTCTCAAACTTTCAGCATGAGTATTATATAAGTTATCATAAACATGTTCCTCGCAAACAGAGAAATTGCTCTTCATTGTGTCCAAATTGATGCAAGTAAATATAGAATAATTTTTGAGGATTGCTGTTTTTGTAATCAGAGAATTCAAAAAAGTAATTTTTATGTTTATGAACTTGTGTTCTGACTAAAAATAAGATTACTTCACGTTTTTCTTTAATTTAAAGGAAGAGTGAAATAATCATTGGATTTAAAATAAAGGACACTTAATTTTTAGAGTTTTTTAATTTTACTGAGTTTTAAATTGATTTTTAATAGAAGACAGATTATTTTATTCAATAAAAGGATTGCCATATTTCTCGTCAGTAATAAAATTATTGTCTGTAAGTGTTAATAGGAAATCAACTAAAGATTGTTTTTCGGCATCGGATAAGTTTAAGCGACGTACACCATTTCCTTGTCTTAATCTGTTATCTAAGTTAGGACTGTTTTGTACACCACTATTGTAGTGCTCAATTACTTGTTCTAGATTAGAAAAACGACCGTCATGCATATATGGAGCTGTTAATTCAATATTTCTTAATGAAGGAACTTTAAATCTTCCTCCACCAGCACCTCCATCTGTAATAATTGAATCTAAGCCAATGTTTCTTGGAGCGTCTCCAACAAAAACTGTAGTATTATGGCAATCAAAACAACGTGAACGGTTACTAATAAAAAGCGCTTTTCCTCTGTTTTCTGAAGCTGTAAAATTTGGAAAGTCATTTATAATATTATTAACCTGTGCTAACCCTTCATCAAATTTAGATTCAAAAGAAACCATGGAACGAATAAATTGTGATAATGCTAAGGCAACTCTTTCGCTAGTAATGGTTGCGTCACCAAACGCGTTTGTGAATAATGAAGTATAATATTCTTCCTGTGAAAGTTTATCTTCAAGTTCTGTAAGTGTTAATCCCATTTCTACTAAATCTTGGACAGGCATTAAGGTTTGTTCTTCTAAAGTTTCGGCTCTTTCATCCCAGAAAAAGCGTCCATTTTGATAAAATCTAGCATTGGCTAATCCCATTGAATTTCTACCAGTTAAACCACCTTCAAATCCAGTACTGAATTTGTTAGGGTCAGAGAATCCATTCGCTTGTACGTGACAAGAAGCACAAGAAATAGTGCTATTTTTCGAAAGATTCTTATCATAAAATAAAACTCTACCTAAAGTAGCACCGTGATCTGTTATAGGATTATTAATTGGTGTGTTATCCTCATTTCGTACAGCGTTATTTTGAAATGAATTCGGTAAGACAATATTGGCGTAATTAAAAGGTGTTGCTGGAAGACTTAAAATATTGATATCATCTGTTGGATTATCAGCTATGATATCTACATATTCATCTTCTTCATTATTTGAACAAGAAATAAAAATAACTGAAAATAGTAGAAATAGAACAAGATATTTTTTCATGTGTTTCGGTGGAATTAATTTGTTTATTATATAAAGTGATTTATTGTAGTACGTTGGAACCATAGTTTTACCCAACCTTAACGAGTTATTTTATTTTAATTTTTGTATTTGTTAAAAAAAAGAGATGACATTAAGTTTATAAAGAACTGAACAAGAGTGTTTTGTTTTTTTGTTAGCTGGAAATACTCTTTATTTATTACAATGAAAATTTTGGTAATTCAGTTATAGAAATAAAAAAACCACAACATTTCGTTGTGGTTTTTATTTATGAAGTGGAATTATGAATTTTATCGATTTAATAAAAATTGATCAAATTCTCTTTTATATTTAGAGAAACTTAAAGTTTCTTTTAATCTATAAAATTGATCCTTATCAGGACAATTTTGATAACTTATTTTTAATAGGTTTAGTTTGTCTTTATCAAAACTAAACTCTTTAAGAATAATTTTAATTCTATTAATTGAAAAACAGTTACGTTCAAAATGTTGCTTTGCTAATTTTAGTTTTTCTTTGTTAAAATTCTCATCTTTTATAGAATTTAATACATAATTATATTCATTTTGAGATAAAGGTCTACAGTTACTAAAATTAGATCCTTGCTGATTAATTTGAGCGATTTCTCTATCAATAAATCTGATTAATCTTTGTTTTATATAATTCTCATTTATTAACTGTTCCGTGTAATAGAAATTTTCTAAATCAAATGAATAAGGAAAGGCAAATTGTAATAGTTCAAATCTGCTTCTGTTCGATTGTAAAGTTTCTGTAAGTTTCATAATTTGACTGGTACTGAAACAATTTCTAGAGATGATATCTTTCAATTCTCTTAAGTTTAAATTCGAGTTATTTCTTCTTCCATTTAAAATACTTCTGAATTGATATTCTGACAAAGGTTGATTACAAGCATTTGTTGTAACACCATGGTAATAATCCGCATTTGGATAATTAATTGTTGAAATAGTGTTTTGGTTTCCTTGAGTATTATGATATAACCTAACAGCGAAAGAAAAGCTATTGAAAAGATCATAAACTTGAAAAAAGTTTCTTTTATCAATTACTCTCGGATATGCATTCATACAAACTCTAAATTTTTGTCTATCGCTAGAAAAATATTTACAAGCGTCAAGTAATTCTGAAACGTAGATATCGTTATTAGAAGAATATCTTAACGCTTTATCTAAAACTGCTTCTATTGTATATTTATTCTGAGTAAGTTCATTCTTGAATGATTCGTATTTCGTCTTCTTTTGTCCAAATGATGAAACAACGAGACACATAGTTGATATTAATAGTATTCTTAGTTTCATAAGTTTTGTTTTTTAATTATCGGTTCCATACGTTCAAACAGCATGCCAATAATTTAAACTTAATTAAAAATTTGTTTTGTGTTTGTTTTATTAGTTTGATTTTCAGTGGTTTTATTTGATTAAAAAAACCACAACTTATGTTGTGGTTCTTATATTCTATTCAAATGTGGTAGTTTCTATTTTAAACTTCCAGTCATGTCTTCTGGTTTAACCCATTCGTCATATTGTTCAGCTGTAACGTAACCTAAATTAATAGCTTCTTCTTTTAAAGTAGTTCCGTTTGCGTGAGCAGTATTAGCAATTTCTGCAGCTTTGTAATAACCAATTTTAGTATTTAAAGCTGTAACCAACATTAAAGAGTTATTTACTAATTCGTTAATTCTTCCGTAATTAGGTTCAATTCCAGCAGCACAATTTACATCGAAGGATATACAAGCATCTCCAATTAATTGGGCAGATTGTAAAACATTAGCAGCCATCATTGGCTTAAATACGTTTAACTCATAGTGACCTTGAGTTCCTCCTACGGTAACCGCAACATCATTACCCATAACTTGAGCACAAACCATAGTCATAGCCTCTGCCTGTGTTGGGTTTACTTTTCCAGGCATAATAGAAGATCCTGGCTCATTTGCAGGAATAATTAATTCTCCAATACCAGAACGTGGACCAGAGGCCATTAAACGAATATCGTTTGCTATTTTATTTAAAGAAACAGCTAATTGTTTTAATGCTCCATGAGTTTCTACTAAAGCATCGTGTGCAGCTAAAGCTTCAAATTTATTTTCAGCAGTTATAAATGGTAAACCAGTAAAATCTGCAATATACTTGGCAACTAAAACGTCATATCCAGCAGGTGTATTTAATCCCGTTCCAACAGCAGTTCCACCTAAAGCTAATTGTCTTAAATGTGCTAATGAGTTTTGTAAAGCTTTTATACCAAAGTTTAATTGTGCTACATAACCGGAAAATTCTTGTCCTAAGGTTAGGGGAGTAGCATCCATTAAGTGCGTACGTCCAATTTTTACGACATCTTTAAAATCTTCAGATTTCTTTTGTAAAGTATCTCTTAATTGCTCAACACCAGGAATAGTAACTTCTACTATTTTCTTATACGCTGCAATATGCATTCCTGTTGGAAATGTATCATTTGAAGATTGTGATTTGTTTACATCATCATTTGGTTGAATCGTTTTTTCACCTTCACCAATTTTTTTTCCAGCAATTTCATGAGCTCTGTTTGCAACAACTTCGTTAACGTTCATGTTACTTTGAGTTCCAGAACCAGTTTGCCAAATAACTAACGGGAATTGATCATCGTGTTTTTTAGCTAAAATTTCATCACAAACTTGTGCAATTAAATCGCGTTTTTCTTCAGCTAAAACACCTAATTCACAATTAGTATAAGCAGCAGCTTTCTTTAAATAAGCAAAACCGTAAACAACTTCTAAAG contains:
- a CDS encoding FecR family protein — protein: MNKKLLKDNLIAKWLDNSLSEEQRKELESSRELDELKIVLDEIDNWKVKKFDTENGLAKLKERKKLVIAPTPPKKANITNRWLQIAASLLILLSAGYFSWDLFFIQTITIKTQIAENKTVELPSGSKIKLDALSEISYKEKNWNDNRTVHLDGQAFFDVSKGSLFKVITDRGNINVLGTQFNVNTSDTAFEVICYEGKVKVTYESDELILTKGKSALVQKNQLKETTHVNTAPNWTNGYSKYNKTSLPDVIKNLKKYYNINIQLPKKYEHLEFSGTLTHKNLDTALETLFVTMEIKYEIGNDNTVIFE
- a CDS encoding RNA polymerase sigma factor, producing MKSNFSVCEEHVYDNLYNTHAESLRNHLYFKFGDLNQAEDIVQEAFIKLWQKCSSVIYEKAAAFLYTVSKNLFIDVIRSKKVALKFEKNSITTHDLEDPYFHLRTKEFQQKLETAISELPEKQREAFLLNRIEKLTYKEIAERLEISQTAVEKRISKALIKLKEITELQKRSI
- a CDS encoding cytochrome-c peroxidase, yielding MKKYLVLFLLFSVIFISCSNNEEDEYVDIIADNPTDDINILSLPATPFNYANIVLPNSFQNNAVRNEDNTPINNPITDHGATLGRVLFYDKNLSKNSTISCASCHVQANGFSDPNKFSTGFEGGLTGRNSMGLANARFYQNGRFFWDERAETLEEQTLMPVQDLVEMGLTLTELEDKLSQEEYYTSLFTNAFGDATITSERVALALSQFIRSMVSFESKFDEGLAQVNNIINDFPNFTASENRGKALFISNRSRCFDCHNTTVFVGDAPRNIGLDSIITDGGAGGGRFKVPSLRNIELTAPYMHDGRFSNLEQVIEHYNSGVQNSPNLDNRLRQGNGVRRLNLSDAEKQSLVDFLLTLTDNNFITDEKYGNPFIE
- a CDS encoding DUF4476 domain-containing protein; translated protein: MKLRILLISTMCLVVSSFGQKKTKYESFKNELTQNKYTIEAVLDKALRYSSNNDIYVSELLDACKYFSSDRQKFRVCMNAYPRVIDKRNFFQVYDLFNSFSFAVRLYHNTQGNQNTISTINYPNADYYHGVTTNACNQPLSEYQFRSILNGRRNNSNLNLRELKDIISRNCFSTSQIMKLTETLQSNRSRFELLQFAFPYSFDLENFYYTEQLINENYIKQRLIRFIDREIAQINQQGSNFSNCRPLSQNEYNYVLNSIKDENFNKEKLKLAKQHFERNCFSINRIKIILKEFSFDKDKLNLLKISYQNCPDKDQFYRLKETLSFSKYKREFDQFLLNR
- the fumC gene encoding class II fumarate hydratase, whose product is MEYRIEKDTMGEVKVPADKYWGAQTERSRNNFKIGPAGTMPLEVVYGFAYLKKAAAYTNCELGVLAEEKRDLIAQVCDEILAKKHDDQFPLVIWQTGSGTQSNMNVNEVVANRAHEIAGKKIGEGEKTIQPNDDVNKSQSSNDTFPTGMHIAAYKKIVEVTIPGVEQLRDTLQKKSEDFKDVVKIGRTHLMDATPLTLGQEFSGYVAQLNFGIKALQNSLAHLRQLALGGTAVGTGLNTPAGYDVLVAKYIADFTGLPFITAENKFEALAAHDALVETHGALKQLAVSLNKIANDIRLMASGPRSGIGELIIPANEPGSSIMPGKVNPTQAEAMTMVCAQVMGNDVAVTVGGTQGHYELNVFKPMMAANVLQSAQLIGDACISFDVNCAAGIEPNYGRINELVNNSLMLVTALNTKIGYYKAAEIANTAHANGTTLKEEAINLGYVTAEQYDEWVKPEDMTGSLK